A region of Cheilinus undulatus linkage group 10, ASM1832078v1, whole genome shotgun sequence DNA encodes the following proteins:
- the LOC121516203 gene encoding ganglioside GM2 activator-like, producing MEKGNFLTVSLSLVVVLASAGVNCSNPGFRRVKKAQVLGFDWKNCGKPDAPAVLESLTVSPDPISIPGDLTASASGSTTVELDSPLSLSVVLEKEVAGFWVKIPCLDDLGSCHYEDACDLLNQVIPPGQDCPEPLHSYGLPCHCPFKAGSYSLPQSDFYLPDMDLPYWLTNGHYRVQGVLGSEGNELGCLKIALALHSD from the exons ATGGAGAAAGGGAACTTTTTAACCGTTTCTTTGAGTCTGGTTGTAGTTTTAGCTTCAGCCGGAGTGAACTGCTCAAACCCTGGATTTAGGAGAGTGAAGAAGGCGCAG GTTTTGGGGTTTGATTGGAAGAACTGCGGGAAGCCAGATGCTCCAGCTGTCCTCGAGAGTCTGACGGTGTCTCCAGACCCGATCTCCATCCCAGGAGATCTGACGGCCTCTGCGTCTGGATCCACGACTGTAGAGCTGGACTCCCCTCTGTCT CTGAGCGTGGTCCTGGAGAAGGAGGTGGCCGGTTTCTGGGTAAAGATTCCGTGTTTGGATGATCTGGGCAGCTGCCATTACGAGGATGCTTGTGATCTCCTGAACCAGGTGATCCCTCCAGGTCAGGACTGTCCTGAACCGCTGCACAGCTACGGGCTGCCCTGCCACTGCCCCTTCAAAGCC GGCTCGTACTCTCTGCCTCAGTCGGACTTCTACCTGCCTGACATGGATCTGCCCTACTGGCTGACTAACGGACATTACCGCGTTCAGGGCGTGCTGGGCAGCGAGGGCAACGAGCTGGGCTGTCTCAAAATCGCCCTGGCCCTTCACTCCGACTAA